Proteins encoded by one window of Nasonia vitripennis strain AsymCx chromosome 5, Nvit_psr_1.1, whole genome shotgun sequence:
- the LOC103317019 gene encoding protein PIF, translating to MYNGIGLTTPRGSGTNGHVQRNFAVVRKREKVNNKVDLTADTADRQPNKEILDHARKRKLEVKCAEYADILEEQGFSQDEIAIKLESYRTMLQLKDKELEEAEKRSSELVQETHHLAEANLKKNSLLREAFGISAHFVDGTSFDPERREREAQLRAMVEKNKNYQLVRTPSPTSERTSDLENLQKKEEKAEKKKEKKEKKERKKQKKEKKESSKSKEKSEKSKKKKRERKRKESGSSDSDSSTQLERKPIGTLEALKKSERRDDRVEDKNRRDERRGDKNRSSKHKMDEKKPSSEKKQSEKSKKRKKSKKVSESESSDDSSDDSSDDSSDDSSDESNDSSPGRVRKLARTSEDPRDSRKLKKRDERVEDKKRRNERAEGRNKSSKHKMDEKKLTSGKNKSKKRKKSEKLSESESSEDSSDDSSDNSSDDSSDESSKSDSSARRARKPLRYTEARDLKKLKKRVERVDDKENRDERIDDRKSRDERVGDSKHRDERVDERKNRGERVGDRKHRDERVDERKNRDERVDDRKNRDERVDDRKNRGERVNDRKNRDERVDDRKNRDERVDDRKSRDGRLDDRKNRDERLDDRKNRDERVDDRKNRDERVHERVDDRKKQDEPVDDRKSRDGRLDDRKNRDERVHERVDDRKKQDERVDDRKSRDGRLDDRKNRDERVHERVDDRKKQDERVDDRKSRDGRLDDRKNRDERVHERVDDRNNRDERVDDRKNRDERVYDRKNRDERVYDRKNRDERIDDRNVRDERLNDKNKRDELVDNENESCNHTKNEKESSEKKKQEKKRDESDSSDDSSDDTSDDTTDDTSNDSSDTSSDSDSSVDSKSKNRRIVDNKRSRSASKNENPKSEKKLSDDLNGYDSFDLEKPKRRCTDDKRSSRKY from the coding sequence ATGTACAACGGCATCGGCTTGACGACGCCGCGTGGCTCCGGCACTAACGGACACGTACAGCGTAACTTTGCTGTTGTGCGGAAACGCGAAAAAGTTAATAACAAGGTCGATCTCACAGCGGACACTGCTGATCGTCAACCGAATAAGGAAATTTTAGATCACGCCAGAAAACGGAAGCTGGAGGTTAAGTGCGCCGAATACGCTGACATTTTAGAGGAGCAAGGCTTTTCGCAAGATGAAATTGCTATCAAGCTCGAATCTTACCGAACGATGCTGCAACTCAAGGACAAAGAGCTCGAGGAAGCGGAGAAAAGAAGCAGCGAACTCGTGCAAGAAACTCATCATCTCGCAGAAGctaatttgaagaaaaatagtTTGTTGCGCGAAGCTTTTGGCATATCTGCTCATTTCGTGGACGGCACTAGTTTCGACCCCGAGAGACGTGAACGTGAGGCTCAATTACGGGCTATGGTTGAAAAGAATAAGAACTATCAACTCGTGCGCACACCAAGCCCGACTTCGGAACGCACAAGTGATTTGGAAAATTtgcagaaaaaagaagaaaaagcagagaagaaaaaagagaaaaaagagaaaaaagaacgtaaaaagcagaaaaaagagaaaaaagaatcgtCCAAAAGTAAAGAAAAATCCGAGAagtcgaagaagaaaaagagggagagaaaacgGAAAGAATCTGGTTCTAGTGACAGTGACTCGTCAACGCAGCTCGAGCGAAAGCCAATTGGTACTTTGGAAGCGTTGAAAAAATCAGAAAGAAGAGACGACAGGGTAGAAGACAAAAACAGAAGAGACGAAAGAAGAGGAGACAAAAACAGAAGCAGCAAGCATAaaatggatgaaaaaaaaccatcaagcgagaaaaaacaatccgaaaaatcaaagaagaggaaaaaatcgaaaaaagtgAGTGAATCGGAGTCCAGTGATGATTCAAGTGACGATTCAAGTGACGATTCAAGTGACGATTCTAGTGATGAGTCAAATGACTCGTCACCTGGACGCGTACGTAAGCTAGCTCGCACTTCAGAGGATCCAAGAGATTCGAGAAAATTAAAGAAACGAGATGAAAGGGTAGAAGACAAAAAGCGAAGAAACGAAAGGGCAGAAGGCAGAAACAAAAGCAGTAAGCATAAAAtggacgaaaaaaaattaacaagtggtaaaaacaaatccaaaaagagaaaaaaatccgaaaaGTTAAGTGAATCGGAGTCTAGTGAGGATTCAAGTGACGATTCAAGTGACAATTCTAGTGACGATTCAAGTGATGAGTCAAGTAAGAGTGACTCATCAGCTCGACGCGCACGAAAGCCACTTCGTTATACAGAAGCAagagatttgaaaaaattgaagaaaagaGTTGAACGAGTAGATGACAAAGAGAACCGAGACGAACGAATAGACGACAGAAAAAGTCGAGACGAACGAGTAGGTGACAGTAAGCACAGAGATGAAAGAGTGGACGAAAGAAAGAACCGAGGCGAACGAGTAGGTGACAGAAAGCACAGAGATGAAAGAGTGGACGAAAGAAAGAACCGAGACGAACGAGTCGACGACAGAAAGAACCGAGACGAACGAGTTGACGACAGAAAGAACCGAGGTGAACGAGTAAACGACAGAAAGAACCGAGACGAACGAGTAGACGACAGAAAAAACCGAGACGAACGAGTAGACGACCGAAAGAGCCGAGACGGACGACTAGACGACAGAAAGAACCGAGACGAACGACTAGACGACAGAAAAAACCGAGACGAACGAGTAGACGACAGAAAAAACCGGGACGAACGAGTACACGAACGAGTAGATGACAGAAAGAAACAAGACGAACCAGTAGACGACAGAAAGAGCCGAGACGGACGACTAGACGACAGAAAGAACCGGGACGAACGAGTACACGAACGAGTAGATGACAGAAAGAAACAAGACGAACGAGTAGACGACAGAAAGAGCCGAGACGGACGACTAGACGACAGAAAGAACCGGGACGAACGAGTACACGAACGAGTAGATGACAGAAAGAAACAAGACGAACGAGTAGACGACAGAAAGAGCCGAGACGGACGACTAGACGACAGAAAGAACCGGGACGAACGAGTACACGAACGAGTAGATGACAGAAATAACCGAGACGAACGAGTAGATGACAGAAAGAACCGAGACGAACGAGTATACGACAGAAAGAACCGAGACGAACGAGTATACGACAGAAAGAATCGAGACGAACGGATAGATGACAGAAATGTAAGAGACGAACGACTaaatgacaaaaataaaagagacgAACTAGTCGACAACGAAAATGAAAGCTGTAATCatacgaaaaatgaaaaagagtCATCtgagaagaaaaaacaagagaaaaaacgAGACGAATCAGACTCTAGCGATGATTCAAGTGACGACACGAGTGACGACACGACCGACGACACGAGTAACGATTCGAGTGACACTTCAAGCGACAGCGACTCTTCTGTCGATAGTAAATCAAAAAATCGACGTATTGTTGATAATAAAAGATCGCGAAGTGcatcaaaaaatgaaaatccgaAAAGTGAGAAAAAATTATCTGATGATTTAAATGGTTATGATTCTTTTGATCTTGAAAAACCAAAAAGACGATGCACCGACGATAAGAGGAGTTCAAGGAAGTATTGA